One genomic window of Elaeis guineensis isolate ETL-2024a chromosome 2, EG11, whole genome shotgun sequence includes the following:
- the LOC105034010 gene encoding LOW QUALITY PROTEIN: WPP domain-associated protein (The sequence of the model RefSeq protein was modified relative to this genomic sequence to represent the inferred CDS: inserted 1 base in 1 codon) — protein sequence MERMESSGVQLPLENSEVLDERLGTSADGSLSSSRSFKGNENIGNDSAFYEKFLLDDLDSYWDEINSRLSISRMVSDSVIKGIVNAVVEEAAAKIASKEAEIATLNEMLRSCKSDAALRNRLAPVVMLPKPSAIMIEIEKTNSELHQIYSDASIYSNYEKQLGSIKLAAEEQLHRLQEDLQDLKTSNCYGRIDVSSMDSGMFSILPAVKADEKLLEIDGRIDDLKVMLASGYEQINDIFFSMKTSIWEKQWEHEFQKEISNFMIQNSIRSLQDEFETKLYEQRGLINTLIKNXQEKVAELATLREELDDISKSLSSSENNYESFEEWSAAKRKELFSGKVLGNHHFPSHPEENGTIMMEKSEDSSKVMLEVAELSQLKHMTKEELVSYFKTEMTKMRRHHESALQEKTEELFRFKRDFLKEKGSSPFRKDKDCELLKKKIPKVILKLNEILLEKEKLPPFHDDHDELCRLKERIDCLFSDNQHLRGLLLDKRKEIKHLSSQVSDAVSQISLHSSVEANFLKQIMKFKGDMEDMKTETSIRDELYNIILRELISEHKCIMEDMRIETISLQEIGSVIIKGVAWDATSTINFVISKYCTEKASLETKIFEKDKALKFEIEEDKKLKQKIASLSSVMKEKEKLAIETGSTLMQQKEQLDLVHQELGLFRDQVRRQEILISDFKVESYSMKSRLNEAMQQIHQYELEINKLNEKLESAIDVLEEERKQKAMLHHIIEEKQKSLSLSDTKGGEQAKQLDHIIVTAMELSKVAVDFESRSAEKIKRTESRLNMLSHQFESLVKQAVLLKKKEFWYKQILEIRCSNLQKAEAEVDLLGDEVDALLGLLGKIYVALDHYSPVLQHYPGVMEILNLVQRELKGEDI from the exons TCAGGAGTGCAGTTACCACTAGAGAATTCTGAGGTCCTGGATGAAAGGTTAGGTACTTCAGCTGATGGGTCTTTGTCATCAAGTAGAAGTTTTAAAGGAAATGAGAACATTGGGAATGACTCGGCTTTTTATGAAAAGTTTCTCCTTGATGATTTGGATTCTTACTGGGATGAGATAAATAGCCGTCTCAGCATTTCAAGAATGGTGAGTGATTCGGTCATCAAAGGAATAGTAAATGCTGTGGTTGAAGAAGCTGCTGCAAAAATTGCCTCGAAGGAAGCAGAGATAGCTACCTTGAATGAGATGTTGCGGTCTTGTAAATCTGATGCAGCTCTAAGGAACAGGTTAGCACCAGTTGTGATGTTGCCAAAGCCTTCTGCAATCATGATTGAAATTGAGAAAACAAATTCAGAGTTGCATCAGATCTATTCAGATGCAAGTATATATTCAAATTATGAAAAACAATTGGGCAGCATAAAGCTTGCAGCAGAAGAACAACTTCATAGGCTTCAGGAAGATCTTCAGGATTTAAAGACCTCAAACTGTTATGGTAGAATAGATGTAAGCTCCATGGATTCAGGAATGTTCAGTATACTTCCTGCGGTAAAAGCCGATGAAAAATTGCTCGAAATAGATGGACGAATTGATGATCTAAAAGTAATGCTAGCATCAGGATATGAACAGATTAATGACATATTCTTCTCGATGAAAACTTCAATATGGGAAAAGCAATGGGAACATGAATTTCAGAAAGAAATCAGTAATTTCATGATTCAGAATTCTATCAGGAGTCTACAAGATGAGTTTGAAACAAAATTATATGAGCAAAGAGGACTTATTAATACCTTAATCAAGA CGCAGGAGAAAGTTGCTGAACTTGCTACTCTGCGTGAAGAACTTGATGATATTTCCAAATCATTGTCGAGCTCAGAAAACAACTATGAAAGTTTTGAAGAATGGAGTGCTGCAAAAAGAAAGGAACTATTTTCTGGAAAAGTTTTAGGAAATCATCATTTTCCGTCTCATCCTGAGGAAAACGGAACCATTATGATGGAGAAATCTGAGGATTCTAGTAAAGTCATGCTGGAGGTTGCTGAATTATCCCAACTGAAGCACATGACAAAGGAAGAACTAGTATCTTACTTCAAAACTGAAATGACCAAGATGAGAAGACATCATGAATCAGCTTTGCAAGAAAAAACAGAAGAGTTGTTCAGATTCAAGAGGGATTTTCTCAAGGAAAAAGGTTCATCACCTTTCAGAAAAGATAAGGACTGTgaacttttaaagaaaaaaattccaAAAGTCATTTTGAAACTCAATGAGATTCTTTTGGAGAAAGAAAAGTTGCCTCCATTCCATGATGATCATGATGAATTGTGCCGTTTGAAGGAAAGAATTGATTGCTTGTTTTCAGACAATCAGCATCTACGGGGTTTGCTTTTGGATAAAAGAAAGGAGATCAAGCATCTTTCTTCACAGGTCTCTGATGCGGTGAGCCAAATTTCGCTTCACTCTTCTGTGGAGGCTAACTTCCTGAAACAAATTATGAAATTCAAAGGGGATATGGAAGACATGAAGACGGAAACTAGCattagagatgaattatataatattattttaagggAGTTGATTTCTGAGCATAAATGCATCATGGAGGATATGCGGATTGAGACCATTTCTCTGCAAGAGATTGGCTCTGTTATAATTAAAGGAGTTGCTTGGGACGCGACTTCTACTATAAATTTTGTTATATCAAAATATTGTACAGAAAAGGCTTCTCTTGAaaccaaaatttttgaaaaagataaggcattaaaatttgaaattgaagagGACAAGAAGTTGAAGCAGAAGATAGCATCATTATCATCAGTGAtgaaggaaaaggaaaaattaGCAATAGAGACTGGATCCACACTGATGCAGCAAAAGGAGCAGCTTGACCTAGTTCACCAGGAACTTGGTTTGTTTAGAGACCAGGTACGTAGGCAAGAGATATTGATATCAGATTTCAAGGTGGAATCATATTCAATGAAGAGTAGGTTGAATGAGGCTATGCAGCAAATTCATCAATATGAGTTGGAGATAAACAAACTAAATGAAAAATTGGAGAGTGCAATAGATGTcttggaggaagaaagaaagcAGAAGGCCATGCTTCATCATATAATTGAGGAGAAGCAAAAGTCACTATCACTATCTGACACAAAGGGTGGAGAGCAAGCAAAGCAGTTGGATCACATTATTGTCACTGCAATGGAGTTATCAAAAGTGGCTGTAGACTTTGAAAGCAGATCTGCAGAGAAAATCAAAAGAACTGAGTCTAG GTTAAATATGCTGAGTCATCAGTTCGAGTCACTAGTGAAACAGGCTGTCCTTCTAAAGAAAAAGGAATTCTGGTACAAACAAATTCTTGAAATCAGATGTTCTAACCTCCAAAAGGCGGAAGCTGAG GTTGATCTTCTAGGAGATGAGGTTGATGCTCTTCTGGGTCTTCTGGGAAAGATTTATGTAGCACTTGATCATTACTCTCCAGTGTTACAACATTATCCTGGa GTGATGGAGATTCTAAACTTGGTTCAAAGAGAATTAAAAGGAGAAGATATTTAG